Proteins co-encoded in one Jeotgalibacillus malaysiensis genomic window:
- a CDS encoding ribonuclease H: MRTISQIKEMLQSPDKELIQALKKDERKGVQRLLKSHESKMLKEKELLKQFNDMQAFERSAFAAGYQLIAGTDEAGRGPLAGPVVAAAVILPEGFYLPGLNDSKKLSEKKRESFFMKIMDQANVGVGIIEAEEIDRINILNASKKAMIEAIEQLNPEPDYILADAVTLDIKTAQESIIKGDAKSVSIAAASVIAKVTRDRLMKEAAEKYPGYGLEKNAGYGTKEHIGAIKRLGLTDEHRRSFEPIKSMIHS; this comes from the coding sequence ATGCGTACAATCAGCCAGATAAAGGAGATGCTTCAATCTCCTGATAAAGAACTGATACAAGCACTAAAAAAAGATGAAAGAAAAGGAGTGCAGCGGCTCCTTAAGTCCCATGAAAGTAAAATGCTTAAAGAAAAAGAACTGTTAAAACAGTTTAATGACATGCAAGCCTTTGAGCGGTCAGCTTTTGCTGCCGGGTATCAGCTAATTGCAGGTACGGATGAAGCCGGCAGAGGGCCACTTGCAGGACCTGTAGTGGCAGCGGCAGTCATCCTGCCTGAAGGCTTCTACCTGCCGGGGCTCAATGACTCAAAAAAGCTGAGCGAGAAAAAAAGAGAAAGCTTTTTTATGAAAATCATGGATCAGGCAAATGTGGGAGTCGGCATCATTGAAGCAGAGGAAATAGACAGAATCAATATTTTAAATGCCTCAAAAAAAGCAATGATCGAAGCAATTGAACAATTAAACCCTGAACCGGATTATATACTTGCAGACGCCGTTACGCTTGATATTAAAACAGCCCAGGAGTCAATTATTAAAGGTGACGCAAAAAGCGTCAGCATTGCAGCAGCCTCAGTAATTGCTAAAGTGACGCGTGACAGGCTGATGAAAGAGGCTGCTGAAAAATATCCGGGTTACGGCCTCGAAAAAAATGCGGGTTACGGTACAAAGGAGCATATTGGGGCGATTAAGCGACTGGGGCTAACAGATGAGCACAGGCGGTCATTCGAACCGATTAAGTCTATGATTCATTCATAA
- a CDS encoding tRNA (uracil-5-)-methyltransferase: MTQSVNVIGAGLAGSEAAWQIAERGIQVNLYEMRPVRQTPAHHTDKFAELVCSNSLRANSLTNAVGVLKEEMRTLDSVIISAADASSVPAGGALAVDRHEFAGYVTEKVKNHPNVTVYSEEITEIPEGPTIIATGPLTTEGLAKSIKQITGEEYLYFYDAAAPILEKDSIDMDKVYLKSRYDKGEAAYLNCPMTEEEFNRFYDALIEAEVVPLKEFEKEIYFEGCMPVEVMAARGRKTLLFGPMKPVGLEDPKTGKRPYAVVQLRQDDAAGTLYNIVGFQTHLKWGPQKEVVRMIPGLENAEIVRYGVMHRNTFINSPSVLKSTYQLKEREDLFFAGQMTGVEGYVESAASGLVAGINAARLVKGEEPLLFPAETAMGSMARYITQADTKNFQPMNANFGLFPDLGERIKNKKERAEKHAERAIETIQNFVKKV; this comes from the coding sequence ATGACACAAAGCGTTAATGTAATCGGGGCAGGCCTTGCAGGAAGTGAAGCGGCCTGGCAAATAGCTGAACGAGGCATTCAGGTAAACCTTTACGAAATGAGACCTGTAAGGCAGACACCAGCCCACCATACGGACAAGTTTGCAGAGCTTGTCTGCAGTAATTCACTTCGTGCGAACAGTCTGACAAATGCAGTCGGAGTTCTGAAAGAGGAAATGCGTACACTCGACTCAGTCATCATATCAGCTGCTGATGCAAGCTCAGTGCCTGCAGGTGGTGCACTTGCGGTAGACCGTCATGAATTTGCCGGTTATGTCACTGAGAAGGTCAAAAACCATCCGAATGTAACTGTTTATTCAGAAGAGATCACAGAGATCCCTGAAGGCCCTACAATTATTGCAACAGGTCCTTTAACAACTGAAGGATTAGCGAAAAGCATTAAACAGATCACTGGTGAAGAATATCTTTACTTTTACGATGCAGCTGCACCGATTCTTGAAAAAGACAGTATTGATATGGATAAAGTCTATCTTAAATCCCGTTATGATAAAGGTGAGGCGGCATATCTTAACTGTCCGATGACTGAAGAGGAGTTCAATCGTTTTTATGATGCTTTAATTGAAGCAGAGGTTGTGCCGTTGAAGGAATTTGAAAAAGAGATTTATTTTGAAGGCTGTATGCCGGTAGAGGTAATGGCTGCGAGAGGCAGAAAGACGCTTCTTTTTGGACCAATGAAGCCGGTTGGTCTTGAAGATCCTAAAACAGGGAAGCGGCCTTATGCTGTCGTTCAGTTAAGACAGGATGATGCAGCGGGAACGCTTTATAATATTGTAGGCTTCCAGACTCACCTGAAGTGGGGACCTCAAAAGGAAGTTGTTCGAATGATTCCAGGTCTAGAAAATGCTGAGATTGTCAGATATGGTGTGATGCATCGTAATACATTCATCAATTCACCAAGCGTACTTAAATCAACGTACCAGCTAAAAGAAAGAGAAGATCTTTTCTTTGCAGGGCAAATGACTGGTGTTGAAGGGTATGTGGAGTCAGCAGCAAGCGGACTGGTTGCAGGAATTAATGCTGCACGTCTGGTGAAAGGTGAAGAACCGCTGTTGTTCCCGGCTGAAACAGCGATGGGCAGCATGGCGCGTTATATCACTCAGGCTGACACGAAAAACTTCCAGCCGATGAATGCCAACTTTGGCTTATTCCCAGACCTTGGAGAAAGAATCAAGAATAAGAAGGAACGTGCTGAGAAACACGCTGAGCGCGCAATCGAAACAATTCAGAACTTTGTGAAAAAAGTGTAA
- a CDS encoding ATP-dependent protease, with translation MEQFHATTIFAIKHKDGAAMAGDGQVTVGNAVIMKNTAKKVRRIFNGQVVAGFAGSVADAFTLFEMFEGKLQEYNGNLQRAAVEVAKQWRSDKVLRRLEALLIVMNKDGLLLISGTGEVIEPDDGILAIGSGGNYALSAGRALKQHAGEHMTAREIASASLQTAADICVYTNHNIIVEEL, from the coding sequence ATGGAACAATTTCACGCAACAACGATCTTTGCAATTAAACATAAAGACGGTGCAGCAATGGCTGGTGATGGCCAGGTGACAGTTGGGAATGCAGTAATCATGAAGAATACTGCAAAGAAGGTAAGGAGAATTTTCAATGGTCAGGTAGTTGCCGGATTTGCGGGTTCAGTGGCAGATGCATTTACATTGTTCGAAATGTTTGAAGGTAAACTTCAGGAATATAACGGTAATCTGCAAAGAGCAGCAGTGGAAGTAGCCAAGCAGTGGCGAAGTGATAAAGTACTCAGACGTCTTGAGGCGCTGCTGATCGTCATGAATAAAGACGGTCTTCTGCTAATCTCGGGCACTGGTGAAGTCATTGAGCCTGATGATGGAATCCTTGCAATAGGATCAGGCGGCAATTATGCACTTTCAGCAGGCCGGGCATTAAAGCAGCATGCCGGAGAGCATATGACTGCCAGAGAAATTGCGAGTGCATCATTACAGACTGCTGCTGACATTTGTGTTTACACGAATCATAATATCATCGTTGAAGAGCTTTAA
- a CDS encoding tyrosine recombinase XerC, whose translation MIQYSDEAKHSFIQFLQTEKNYSSLTVEHYIHDLDHFFEFLIREGVGHLNETDDLLARGYLVSLHEQSYSRASVSRKISSLKTFFSYLNRENPEFINPMSYVIHPKKEGRLPHFFYENEMEQLFLACNGDDLLSKRNKALLELLYATGIRVSECTGIQLKDLDLTIGTVLIKGKGSKERYVPFGHFAEKALREYIDHARKDLIKDQHSFLFVNHRGSPLTPRGVRHILTKLLEQTALTHSIHPHMLRHTFATHMLNSGADLRTVQELLGHAHLSSTQLYTHVTKEHLKNTYQSFHPRA comes from the coding sequence ATGATTCAATATTCTGATGAAGCCAAACATTCTTTTATTCAATTTTTACAGACTGAAAAGAATTATTCTTCATTAACAGTAGAACATTATATACATGATCTTGATCATTTTTTTGAATTCCTGATTCGGGAAGGTGTCGGGCATCTGAATGAAACGGATGATCTGCTCGCGAGGGGTTACCTCGTCAGTCTACATGAACAATCTTATTCGCGTGCGTCAGTATCGCGAAAGATTTCGAGCCTGAAAACGTTTTTCAGCTATTTAAATAGAGAGAACCCGGAATTTATTAATCCGATGTCCTACGTGATCCATCCAAAAAAAGAAGGCAGGCTGCCTCATTTTTTTTATGAGAATGAAATGGAGCAGCTTTTTTTAGCATGCAATGGAGATGACCTGTTATCTAAAAGGAACAAAGCGTTACTTGAATTACTGTATGCCACGGGTATCCGTGTGTCTGAATGCACAGGCATTCAATTAAAGGATCTGGACCTTACGATCGGGACAGTCCTGATCAAAGGTAAAGGCAGTAAAGAAAGATATGTTCCATTCGGTCATTTTGCTGAAAAAGCATTGCGGGAATATATAGATCACGCCAGAAAAGATCTCATAAAAGATCAGCACAGCTTTTTATTTGTAAATCATAGAGGGAGCCCGCTCACACCAAGAGGGGTCCGGCATATTTTAACGAAGCTTTTAGAGCAGACAGCCTTAACTCATTCTATTCATCCGCATATGCTAAGACATACATTTGCTACACATATGCTTAACAGCGGAGCGGATCTCAGAACTGTTCAGGAACTGCTTGGACATGCGCATCTATCGTCCACACAGTTATATACGCATGTCACAAAAGAACATTTAAAAAATACTTATCAATCATTTCATCCGAGAGCCTAA
- a CDS encoding malate--CoA ligase subunit beta has translation MNIHEYQGKELLRKYGVTVPRGYVAFTPKEAVEAAKELGSAVTVVKAQIHAGGRGKAGGVKIAKSLDEVRTYAKELLGKTLVTHQTGPEGKEIKRLLIEEGCDIKKEYYIGLVLDRATSRITLMASEEGGTEIEEVAEATPEKIFRETIDPVVGLTAFQARRIAFNINIPKEMVNKAVRFMLGLYKMFVEKDCSIAEINPLVTTGDGNVMALDAKLNFDANALYRQKDVMEFRDLDEEDPKEIEASKYDLSYISLDGNIGCMVNGAGLAMATMDIIKHYGGDPANFLDVGGGATAEKVTEAFKIILSDENVKGIFVNIFGGIMKCDIIAEGVVEAAKQVGLKVPLVVRLEGTNVELGKKILNESDLDIVAAGTMADGAQKIVELVG, from the coding sequence ATGAATATCCATGAGTATCAGGGTAAGGAACTCCTTAGAAAATATGGAGTAACTGTACCGCGCGGTTATGTGGCTTTCACGCCAAAAGAAGCTGTAGAAGCAGCAAAAGAACTCGGATCAGCAGTAACAGTCGTTAAAGCACAGATCCATGCGGGTGGCCGCGGTAAAGCTGGCGGTGTTAAAATCGCAAAAAGTCTTGATGAAGTGCGTACATATGCAAAAGAATTACTTGGAAAAACACTTGTGACTCATCAGACAGGTCCTGAAGGTAAGGAAATTAAGCGCTTACTTATTGAAGAGGGCTGTGACATCAAAAAAGAATATTACATTGGGCTTGTACTTGACCGTGCAACGTCACGTATTACTTTGATGGCATCTGAAGAAGGCGGAACAGAAATTGAAGAGGTTGCAGAAGCAACTCCTGAAAAAATCTTCCGTGAAACGATTGATCCGGTTGTAGGCCTGACAGCATTCCAGGCACGCCGAATTGCATTTAACATTAACATTCCTAAAGAAATGGTAAATAAAGCTGTACGCTTTATGCTTGGACTTTACAAAATGTTCGTTGAAAAAGATTGTTCAATTGCAGAGATCAACCCGCTTGTTACGACTGGAGACGGTAATGTAATGGCGCTGGATGCAAAATTGAACTTCGATGCAAATGCATTATACCGTCAAAAAGATGTAATGGAATTCCGTGACCTTGATGAAGAGGATCCAAAGGAAATTGAAGCATCTAAATATGACCTGAGCTATATTTCACTTGATGGAAATATCGGCTGTATGGTTAATGGTGCGGGCCTTGCAATGGCTACGATGGATATTATCAAGCATTACGGCGGAGATCCGGCTAACTTCCTTGATGTTGGGGGCGGCGCAACTGCTGAGAAAGTGACTGAAGCATTCAAAATCATCCTTTCAGATGAGAATGTAAAAGGAATTTTCGTCAACATTTTCGGCGGAATTATGAAGTGCGATATTATTGCTGAAGGTGTTGTAGAAGCAGCAAAGCAGGTTGGACTTAAAGTACCGCTTGTTGTTCGTCTTGAAGGAACAAACGTAGAACTAGGTAAGAAAATTCTAAATGAGTCAGATCTTGATATCGTAGCAGCAGGCACAATGGCTGATGGTGCTCAAAAGATCGTTGAACTTGTAGGCTGA
- a CDS encoding DNA topoisomerase I produces the protein MADFLVIVESPAKAKTIERYLGKKYKVKASMGHVRDLPKSQMGVDVEKEFEPKYITIRGKGPVLKELKTAAKKAKRVFLAADPDREGEAIAWHLAHSLDLDLDSECRVVFNEITKDAIKESFKHPRKIDMDRVDAQQARRILDRLVGYNISPILWKKVKKGLSAGRVQSVAVRLIIDRENEIKNFQPEEYWTIDGQFKKGSKDFQASFYGLNGKKKKLENEEDVKEVLNQMKDKKFEVQNVTKKERKRNPAPSFITSSLQQEAARKLNFRARKTMMLAQQLYEGIDLGKKEGTVGLITYMRTDSTRVSDVAKAEAANIIEEQYGKEFLTSEKPKSAKKSNAQDAHEAIRPTSALRTPLSVKQYLSRDQYRLYKLIWERFVASRMAPAVMDTMSVDLMNGDVQFRASGSKVKFAGFMKVYIEGSDDKSDDNENYLPDLKEGETVSSEDIEPKQHFTQPPPRYTEARLVKTLEELGIGRPSTYAPTLDTIQKRGYVSLDNKRFVPTELGEIVLELIVEFFPEIIDVEFTAKMEKELDDVEEGQIQWVKIIDEFYKDFEGHLEKAEQEMEKVEIKDEYAGEDCEECGNAMVIKMGRYGRFMACSNFPDCRNTKPIVKEIGVKCPTCKEGNVIERKSKKNRIFYGCDRYPECEYLSWDKPVDRQCPKCDTTLIEKKLKKGNQIQCPNCDYKEEHQV, from the coding sequence ATGGCAGATTTTTTAGTAATTGTTGAATCACCCGCCAAAGCAAAGACAATTGAGCGGTATTTAGGAAAAAAGTATAAAGTAAAAGCATCTATGGGACATGTAAGAGACCTCCCGAAAAGCCAGATGGGTGTAGATGTTGAAAAAGAATTCGAGCCGAAGTACATTACAATCAGAGGTAAAGGCCCTGTATTGAAAGAACTGAAAACAGCAGCTAAAAAAGCGAAACGTGTCTTTCTGGCGGCTGACCCCGACAGAGAAGGGGAAGCGATTGCCTGGCATTTGGCACATAGTCTCGACCTTGATCTGGATTCGGAATGCCGGGTTGTATTTAATGAAATCACGAAGGATGCGATTAAGGAGTCCTTTAAGCATCCCCGTAAAATTGATATGGACCGTGTAGATGCACAGCAGGCAAGACGGATATTAGATAGACTTGTTGGTTATAATATCAGCCCGATTCTATGGAAAAAAGTTAAGAAAGGTCTGAGTGCCGGCAGAGTTCAATCAGTTGCTGTCCGCCTTATCATCGACCGCGAAAATGAAATTAAAAACTTTCAACCTGAAGAATACTGGACAATTGATGGACAGTTCAAAAAAGGCAGCAAAGATTTCCAGGCATCTTTTTACGGATTAAATGGTAAAAAGAAAAAGCTTGAAAATGAAGAAGATGTAAAAGAAGTTTTAAATCAGATGAAGGACAAAAAGTTTGAAGTTCAAAATGTAACTAAAAAAGAACGCAAACGAAATCCTGCGCCATCATTTATTACATCATCCCTTCAGCAGGAAGCCGCAAGAAAATTAAATTTCAGAGCAAGAAAAACAATGATGCTTGCACAACAGCTATATGAAGGAATCGACCTTGGTAAAAAAGAAGGCACGGTTGGTCTGATTACGTACATGCGAACAGATTCAACACGTGTATCTGATGTAGCAAAAGCTGAAGCGGCTAATATTATTGAAGAGCAATACGGCAAAGAGTTTCTCACATCGGAGAAGCCAAAATCTGCAAAGAAAAGTAATGCACAGGACGCCCACGAAGCAATCCGTCCGACAAGCGCCCTGCGTACACCGCTTTCTGTGAAGCAATATCTGAGCAGAGATCAGTACAGACTATATAAATTAATCTGGGAGCGCTTTGTTGCAAGCCGTATGGCACCTGCAGTGATGGATACAATGAGTGTTGATCTGATGAATGGTGATGTTCAGTTCAGAGCCAGCGGATCAAAAGTAAAGTTTGCAGGTTTTATGAAAGTCTATATTGAAGGCAGCGATGACAAATCAGATGATAATGAAAACTATCTGCCTGATTTAAAAGAAGGGGAGACAGTATCTTCAGAAGATATTGAACCGAAACAGCACTTTACTCAGCCGCCTCCAAGATACACCGAGGCAAGACTGGTAAAAACGCTTGAGGAGCTGGGGATAGGAAGACCTTCTACCTATGCGCCGACACTTGATACAATTCAAAAGCGGGGCTATGTATCCCTTGATAACAAGCGATTCGTTCCGACTGAGCTCGGTGAAATCGTACTTGAACTGATCGTCGAGTTTTTCCCTGAAATTATTGATGTAGAATTTACAGCAAAAATGGAGAAAGAACTTGATGATGTAGAAGAAGGTCAGATACAATGGGTAAAGATCATTGATGAGTTTTATAAAGACTTTGAAGGACATCTTGAAAAGGCCGAACAGGAAATGGAAAAGGTCGAGATCAAAGATGAGTACGCCGGTGAAGACTGCGAAGAGTGCGGAAATGCAATGGTCATTAAAATGGGCCGATATGGGCGTTTTATGGCCTGCAGCAATTTCCCTGATTGCAGAAACACTAAGCCGATCGTAAAAGAAATCGGTGTAAAGTGCCCAACCTGTAAGGAAGGGAACGTCATTGAGCGTAAAAGTAAGAAAAACCGTATATTCTACGGATGCGACCGCTATCCGGAGTGTGAGTATCTCTCATGGGATAAGCCGGTTGACAGACAATGTCCAAAGTGTGACACGACATTAATTGAGAAGAAACTTAAAAAGGGCAATCAGATTCAATGTCCGAATTGTGACTATAAAGAAGAACATCAGGTATAA
- a CDS encoding succinyl-CoA synthetase subsunit alpha has protein sequence MSVFIDKNTKVLVQGITGSTALFHTKQMLEYGTQIVAGVTPGKGGTEAEGVPVFNTVEEAVKATGANVSVIYVPAPFAADAILECVDADLDMAICITEHIPVVDMVKVKRYMEGKKTRLVGPNCPGVITPDECKIGIMPGYIHTKGHVGVVSRSGTLTYEAVHQLSQEGIGQSTAVGIGGDPVNGTNFIDALEAFNNDPETEAVIMIGEIGGTAEEEAAEWVKANMKKPVVGFIGGATAPPGKRMGHAGAIISGGKGTAEEKIRVMNECGIAVAETPSVMGETLIKVLKEKGLYDKCKTH, from the coding sequence ATGAGTGTTTTTATTGATAAGAATACAAAAGTATTAGTTCAGGGAATCACAGGCTCTACGGCCCTATTCCATACAAAGCAGATGCTTGAATACGGTACTCAGATCGTAGCTGGGGTAACGCCTGGTAAGGGAGGCACTGAAGCTGAAGGTGTTCCTGTATTTAATACTGTAGAAGAAGCTGTAAAAGCAACTGGTGCGAATGTTTCAGTTATTTATGTACCGGCACCGTTTGCTGCTGATGCAATTCTTGAATGTGTAGATGCGGATCTTGATATGGCAATCTGTATTACTGAGCATATTCCTGTAGTTGATATGGTGAAAGTTAAGCGTTACATGGAAGGTAAAAAGACACGCCTTGTAGGTCCTAACTGCCCAGGTGTGATCACACCTGATGAGTGTAAAATCGGCATCATGCCTGGATATATTCACACTAAAGGGCACGTTGGCGTAGTTTCGCGTTCAGGCACATTAACGTACGAAGCGGTTCACCAGCTTTCTCAGGAAGGAATCGGACAATCAACAGCTGTAGGTATCGGTGGAGACCCTGTTAACGGAACGAACTTCATCGATGCACTTGAAGCATTTAACAATGACCCTGAAACTGAAGCTGTCATCATGATTGGTGAAATCGGTGGTACTGCTGAAGAAGAAGCTGCAGAATGGGTCAAAGCAAATATGAAAAAGCCTGTAGTTGGTTTCATTGGCGGGGCAACAGCACCTCCAGGAAAACGTATGGGTCACGCGGGTGCAATTATCTCTGGTGGTAAAGGTACTGCTGAAGAAAAGATCCGCGTTATGAATGAGTGTGGCATCGCAGTAGCAGAAACACCATCTGTAATGGGAGAAACACTAATCAAAGTACTAAAAGAAAAAGGTTTATACGATAAGTGTAAAACGCACTAA